The DNA window ATAATGCTTCCTAACAGATAAAAATCTGACCTCTGCATACATCTGTTTTAATGTGAAGGGGCAGCATCAATGCTTCAAAGTTTGAATTTCGCCACAACTAAAACTAAAAGTAGTTTTAGGCATCATTTAAGATCATCAATCAATCCCAATGTTCGAATTTCGCCATAActaaaactagttttttttcaaattttttagtgATCAATTCCCGTTAATCCTCCCAAATTTTGATCAAAAGTGATAAATACATCAGCTTTTGCAACAAATTGATCGCATTTTTCGTTCGAAACATTGTTGCGAAATCAATTCCTCATCAACAATCAAACAAGCAGACCTAATGAACTTCAATTCaagtaaacaaaaaacaaattctgaaaattgttaagaaaaaagtaaatagtacctcGACCTCATTGAGCTCTCGAAGCTCCTCCGCCGTCTCCGCACTTAGGGTCTCATGGCGGGAAGCTAAAGGCGCGAAATTGAGGAACCGTACGGACGGCGAGCGAGATGACCGTAGAGAGACGAGAGTGAGAAACGGCGGCGTGCTGATCGAGCCTTGTCTGCACGAAACGTATGAAGTTTTCGGAGGGTTCGGCGAAACGGTGGCGGGAAGCGGTGCGAACGGTGCTCGTAAAGGTGGATTTCGGAGGACGGTGGCCATTGGAGGAGCTCAGAGCTGGGAGAGATAAGAGTGGCGATATTGAAAACGGGAGCGGAATTAATGATAGTACTGAGAGTGGCTAATTGTTGTGGATAATGAAAACTGACAAagatttttaatttctttccaTAAATAAAGGGTGTTTTTGGACCGTTGGATGTGGGTTCCTTTTTGTGGTCTGATCTGACGGTTAGGATACTGGCAAGATTATGGGGCACGACACCCTAAACTACtgcttagggctggtttggtattgctgtgcttaaaaaaaaaattgcttcttctatgctgtgagaataagcagctgtgaaataaagcagcagagtgtttggtaaacttttttgtaaaagtgatttaggaagaaaaaaaaaagcaatattatagtgtttggtaaacttttatgtacaATAGCTATGACTGTGTGAAATAATCAAAAAGGGTTTGGTCTTATTTAGTGTGCCTTGAGGGGCCCACTCCTTTTATTTGATCTCCGTCTTCTTCTCTCGTTCTTCCTTTTTTCCGTAAGACTCTTCTTTCTCTCCAACTCTTTCTctaactctcactctctctatttatagagagaATCACCCACACCAACGTCAATTTTCGAGTGAAATCCATACCGATATTCCCTAGTTTAGGTGTAATTTGACCTATGGATTCGAATGGTGGCGTTGCATGTGAAGATCAAGTACTCAAAAATGAAGAAAGCCAACCCTTCCTTCTCGATGAAAAACTCTTTGACGAGTTGACCTGAGGCTCGACGAAATTGGAGTGCTTCAAACTCAATTCAACATTCATTTAATCTCAAGTACAACTTTTGTATCCTGCATATCGAATTTTGGCATGAAATTCTTGGAATTTAACCCCAAATGCCCTCTCTATGTTCATGCCCAGAAATCTGGTGACCTTCTTGGTCATTTTTCCAGCGAACTCGAGACTGAATCTACACCAATTGCCAAATCTCAACTTTGGGTAACTCTCTTGACTTTATCAGTGAAGTTTGAGGTTAAATTCGAAGGACTAGAGCTAATGCATGCTCTGTATGTTCTGCCCAGAAATCAACGAAGCATCACCGGTACAACTAATCAAAGACCAATGCATTCCTAATTGACGACTGGGTAAATCTCTGAACTTCTGTGTGAAGTTTTAATTGCTTAAGGTCATTTTGGGTACATAAAAGTTTCATTAAAGCCCTTAGTGCCTCTTAGAAAAGAGTTTTGGCATAAGCTGAAAAGCCAGTTTTTCAAAACTGCCTTTTGCTGCTTTtattttttagctttttttcacccaaaactctgaaaaaaaaattgaagttggAAGTTTTgccaaacacaaaaatgctcctaacttttttttataccagctTTTTTCAAAATCACCTCAATATCAAGCCATACCTAACTATACTCAAATCTTAGGCTACGGGTGAAGAGTAACTACATAAAACAGTTTATCGCCATCATCACGTCTTAATCTAATAATACatgttttatatgaaaaaaaaaaacttctgtATTGCAatgtattattggatcgagacaATATATGACGGTAAACATAGTCAATACAAGTCATTCTCCTGGAAGTGACAATTTATGACATGCAATAGATGACTCAAAACACCAACTTAATAATAACTCAGCTAACCTTATTTGATAATTGGATGGTGTAAACCTGTTTGCGGCCGACATTTATTGGAAGGTAGGGAGTTGTGCTAAACCAGACAATGAATTATCCATAATTTGCCATTGAATACGTAGTTGAACCTGAGAACTACCACCGTATGAAGTATTAGCTTGCATCCACAACTACAAAAATCATAGTCTGCTCCGAAGTATCATATACACCATGCGTTTGGGCCTAAAGATCATGGTCATTGGATATTTGACCAAGAATCTAACAGCCGAAAACCCTCGTATAGAAGATACCACGAGTGATACTAGAAATATCCCCAGAACAAATGATAGGAACATTAACTTCACAGAAATGCCAAACATTTATCAAGCATTCTACTGAAAGGATACACGTCATACTACATGTACAAATTGTGGAGCAGATCTCCCAATCACTTAGCatctaaaaaattacaaaatgttACTGATTGGTTGCTCCAATACGTaggctcgtttggaagtgttttaaagtgactaaaagcgcttttggtggaattgattttgggttccaaaagcagtTTAAGAGCTTTTTGGAAGCAGCACCAATTAAGTACTTCTTGCAATAAGTACTTAAAGTGCTTTACTTGGatctttttcaccaaaaacacttttagtcattttaaaagtactttcaagCGAGCCCATAACCAAAATAACTAACCTTTATTCACAAGGGGCTTCATGCATCTGTGATTTGATCACATCTCCGTTCCTCTTTTCGGATAAATACTTGGGACAATTGCGTTTCCAATGCCCTAACCCGTTGCAATGGTAACAAATGCCTTTCGAAATGTCTACGTTGCTGCCAGCCATACCGAATTGCCAAGGGTGTCCACCATTTTGAGACATCACATATGACGGATTTGGCAGTGCATATCCAGGGGTGGGATTTGGTATTGGATGTGGTGCGGGAGCTGATACTGCTGCCCGCTGACGTTTAAATTTAAGCTGTTGTGCTTGAAACTTGGCGGAGCGTTTCCTCCCTCCTTTCTGCTTTTGTTCAACCTTGCAACATGGCGCCAAACTTCTCCAGTTCTCCGTGTGTTTCAACTTATCCTTGTGGTTCTGCATCTTAGCTAGTTTTGTTTCAATGACCGAGGGCGGGTATTCTGACTCTAGGTTGTAATCTTTAATGCATTGAAACACGGCTCTTAGATCAGCCATATAGTAGTCTGCAAACTTAATCTGCGATTAAGAGTTATTTAGCCTTATAGATGGATGCATATTTACAATAAGATGATGGTCCCAGCTACATTTATCTATTTACAAAGCAGATATTGTATGTCCAGAGAAGAGCTAAATTACCTTTTCACCAACTAGTTTCGTTTTCGAGGAAAGTGACTGGAAAGAGTTCATCCCAGTATCCACGTGTTCTTTTAAGAGGGGTACTGGGGGAAACTTGTCAATTAAGTTGAAGGTGCAAATTGCTCTAACGGCCTCAATCCGTTGCCTCCTTTCAATAAGAGTCGGAATAGCATCTGCAACAcgcaaagaaaaattgaaagattTTCATCAAGCTGCTCCAGATAAGCTTCGAAAGGAGAATTGCTAGAATCGTACCCAAACACAAATATAACGTAATGTTAGCAAATGCATCAACAAAAGAAAGCATATAATAGAATAAACTAGCTAGAACATAACAATTACGGAAGGAAAATACATTTTACCAGCGCGGCAAGAACATGAATAAGAGCTTAATACCTTTTTCTAAGAAAAGCATCCCAAAACCAAAACTCCGAAAATAAGTAAGAGCAATGGTAACAACACTAACCACTATGCGAGCTAATTTTCAAGAAACTTACCAGGGAtcttatctccaaaaccagaacTCCGAATATATTCTAGGGCCTGTTTATTCTGAGAAATAGACACAAGAGAATCTACTAACACATCTCCATCTAACGCAGAAAACAACTTAGCAATCTGTAAAAATTCATTCTGTATTGAGCGATTCCCACTAAACTGCTCATTTGATGACTGCTGTAAATTCCTAGCATCTGTCGTGGCTAGTTGAATATTTGGAGAAGAACAAGTTGGAAACCCCTGCGAATTCCTAGCATCTGAGGTGGCAGTtagttgaagatttggagaagAACAAGTTGCGGCATTCTTTCCCAGTGAAGTTTCTGGTTTCTCAGTTTTGATAGAGGAACAAATGTTGATGCTCGCTATTCAATTgtaaaagataaggaaaatgaaTTAGAGGTTAGTGAGTGAATAATTCTGAATTTAACATATGAAAATATAGCCTTATGGGCAGTTGTTATAACGAAGGGTCGAACAAACTGTTAACTACTTTCAGCCCAGCAACAAGAAGAAAGTATTCACTTCTTAAAACTATGAAGAAAAAACTGTTTGTAATATAAATATACAACAACAAGGCCTATCATTGCTTCTAACTACTTATTAAGGTATGTCTACTTAAAAATAGAGAGCATAAAAAGAGAAACTTTCaacaatttaaatatttttatcattGCTTGCAATGACATCTTAAAGTACATGACTACTTTAGAAAGCTGCTCTAGAATGAAAATGAAGCACGTCCAATATGGAGTGCAACCAACGCTACTCCACAATGCAAGAACTAGAAGTTTTCTATTTTATCTATTTCCGCAAGGCACTGCATCACCGGTTCAGAATGTTCCTTTATGACATCTATGGGTCATCAATCTTATAATATGACAACGATTTACAGGCATACGACCCTATCCTGTCCCGCAATTGCATCAATTGTTGCTGATAAAGATTTCTACTTATTAACTTAACAAGGATAGGAATATAATAGAAAAAACCCTTCATCAATCTTCAAGCGTAGAGTATCAgaataaaactttaaatttttatttttacaaggCATCCAAAATACAGAGAGAGTATCATACGAGAAAAGACATTTGGATAGAAATATGAATAAGTTAGAAACATTAATAAACCAGGAAAAGTGATTACCAGGTGTGTTATCTTCCGTGTCAAGGATCCCATACAATTCATCTGACTGTTTTTCGTGATTAGCAGCTATACTGAGAAGAGATTGAAGCTCCTCCCTATCAGAAATAGAGGTCAAGTCATATGCAGTAACAAGCCACAAAAAGCCCAAAACCTCCAACCAATTCTCGGCTGCCACAGTCATCCTAGCTCTCCATTCACCCGCCAACTTATTCGCTTCTGCTCTCACCTGATCACTAATTTTTGGCGAGACTCTCTTTACCTCCTTTAACAAATGAATACAGCTCCTTCTAATTACActcaaatcaaaatcaaattccCTGTTTTCCACAGTCGAACTTGAAGGGTAAAACCCTTGCATTGCATCAAGAACTAATTTTGCTGGGTCTGATGACAATTGAAGACAGGCTGAAACTTCAACAGAGACTGAATCTGTTCTTCTAAAATACTCATTCATGAAAAACTGCAAGCTCCTACCATCCCTAATGATTGTTGAATGATTGGTTGCACAAAAAGGAGGGACGGAAATGTTATCAGGGAAACGTCCCGATTGTTCAACCTTCACTTGAGTATGAAGTATATCAGTCTTCTCCTTCGAGTTATTTGTTCGGATATGTTCTTCTTTAGACTTTTCAAATTCTTGTTGCTTCAGTTCAAGCTCTTTGGCCTTTTGTTCAAGCCGCCTCCCACATTCCTGTATCGAGTTGTCGAGCGAATCCAAATGCTTTTCCCGGGAATCCAAATTCTTTTCTTTCAACTGAACATCCTTGAGGCAATCATTAACCCTCATATCAATCAAATCAAGTTCCTCAGCTTTTGACTCAAATTCTTGTTGCTTTAATTCAAGCTCTTTGGCTTTTTGTTCAAGCCGCCTCCCATATTCCTGTATCGACTTGTCAAGCGAATCCAAATGCTTTTCACGGGaatccaacttcttttcttTCAACTGAAGATCATTGAGGCAATCATTGACCCTCCTCCCAATCAAATTAAGCTCCTCAGATTTTGATTCAAATTGTTTTTCGGCCTTCTGAACACTTCTTTTAAGTTCCAACTGTTTCAATTCAACTTTACAGTCCCACTCCCCCACTGACTTCTCAAGCTCACACAAATCCTTCTCAATCAAACCGAGTTTCTGCTCTTTCGACTGCACCTCTCTGTCGTATTCCTCAATCAATGCTTGCTGAGCTCTAATTTCGTCGTCTCTCGAATCAAACTCTTTCCATTGCTCCACAACCTTACCCCTAACCACATTCAACTGCTTCTCCTTCGCCTCGATCTCTTTCGACAATTCTTTCATCCGTTGCTGCATATTATAATACTCCATCTCCTTCCCCTTAACCAATTTCTGTACTTTTCCTAATCTACCTTCTTCAACCGAATACTTTTCGAAAGATAACTTAATAGATTGCAACTGTAACTTACCTTCTTCAACCTCCCGCACAATGGCCTGCAATTCCCTGCCTTTCACCGCCATCGCCGAGTCAAATTCCTTCTCTTTCACTTCCAAGTCCGCGAATCGGGACCCAATCTCCTTCTCCCGCTCCAGGAGCCCTACGAATGCGGCGTATAGCGAGTTCCTGACAGAGTCGAAGTGGTCGTCGAGGTCCTTCCAGTTGAGGGTGAATGCGAGCATGGAATCCGCCTGGGCGCGCAGGGTCTCGTGGGCTTTGCCAATGCTCCGCTGCTTCGTCTCCGACAGCTTCAACTTCGAAGCTATCTCTTCCATTATTGTCATGCTTCTCCGCAGCTCCGTCGTGGCGGACGCCGTCGTAGGTTTTTTGGTTTTCTCAAAAACcctaagaaagaagaaaattttgTTGCCTGCGCTGCCCGGTATGTGTACCTCGGGACTCAAACATGTACAGAACAAGAAAAAGTCCAAACCGGCATGAATGAAGAGAATCGGATTTCTTCACTCAACgttaacgaaaagtttccgtACAGCTAACtttatttttacaataaaatattaattctgatattattcattttattctttattttatccttatcgttaaaactcaaagttttcaaactattttcattagttttcattttctttattttttggtatttgattatatattttaagaaaaaaatacaatGGATAAAGTTACGAAATGATATAATTTTTATTTCGATATTTCAGTAAATGGCCGAAACTCAagaattataattattttgattcatactttttgtaaataaacatgtcgtaatgttttttttttggtagattGGGTGCTTACTTGTTGTGTTActctttctcttaaaaaaaaattaagagcgAATTTGAATTTGAGTGCATTTAATTAGACCATGCCTTATTTTGCAtgctaattttaattttgaattttaactatTTAGTACTACTTAGCCGCAAAAGTTTGAGAAGTTAATCGTCTAACGGTTAAGAAATTTGTCGAACAATAAACCTGTTTCTGGTCAGTTGATTCCTAGTGTAATGACAAGTTTCAAAGAAACCCCACTTTCTGGTCAACTGAACCTGTTTCTATCTTTTCTTTCGTAGTGGTTTATGCTGTACTTTTCAAGCCCTAGCTCGTGTCTTGGACTTTTTAAGATCTAGCTCTTATCTGGGCAGAAAATTCAAATGAGAGCCGGGGAAAAGTATCCGGTCGTAGATAGACTTGAAAATTAAACCCTACGCGGGTTCCATGTAACGGaaggattgtctgccttccCACTTCCGATGTCCTTCCGTGCCCTTCTatttgtgtggttacggttaagccacgttaacattttatattactgttcatttttttcttattatctctataaaaaaaacaatataaaatgttgacgtggcttaatcttgaccacacaaaacaggagggcacaggAGGGCACCAGAAgtgggagggtagacaatccttgtccccaTGTAACCAAGTTGATCAGGGCAATGAATTGTGAATCCACATCGTTCGTTCTCGATTTGTAGGTTTTTTCTCATTGTGATGGTAACTCTTAGTAAGTCAAGTAAAGATTAACAATGAACCACCACGGGGTGGTCCAGTGGTTGTTGATGAATTTCAGGTCGGTACTTCATACGACGTCCTGGGTTCGATACCTGCCACTGATGAATCACACGACACGTCCTAGGCTCGATACCTACTGTTGGTGAATTGCACGATAGTGGTCAAGGGAAGGCTGAAATGCCTTTATGAGTATTTTCGACCATCGAAAAGGTGGACTGCTGCAGCAATAGCCACCAGCtggtctctttttttttttttttttaaaaagtacaTATTAATAATGAAGTTGACGGAGCTTCCTTGTTAAGCAATCAACCAGT is part of the Malus domestica chromosome 12, GDT2T_hap1 genome and encodes:
- the LOC103430234 gene encoding nuclear matrix constituent protein 1-like; amino-acid sequence: MTIMEEIASKLKLSETKQRSIGKAHETLRAQADSMLAFTLNWKDLDDHFDSVRNSLYAAFVGLLEREKEIGSRFADLEVKEKEFDSAMAVKGRELQAIVREVEEGKLQLQSIKLSFEKYSVEEGRLGKVQKLVKGKEMEYYNMQQRMKELSKEIEAKEKQLNVVRGKVVEQWKEFDSRDDEIRAQQALIEEYDREVQSKEQKLGLIEKDLCELEKSVGEWDCKVELKQLELKRSVQKAEKQFESKSEELNLIGRRVNDCLNDLQLKEKKLDSREKHLDSLDKSIQEYGRRLEQKAKELELKQQEFESKAEELDLIDMRVNDCLKDVQLKEKNLDSREKHLDSLDNSIQECGRRLEQKAKELELKQQEFEKSKEEHIRTNNSKEKTDILHTQVKVEQSGRFPDNISVPPFCATNHSTIIRDGRSLQFFMNEYFRRTDSVSVEVSACLQLSSDPAKLVLDAMQGFYPSSSTVENREFDFDLSVIRRSCIHLLKEVKRVSPKISDQVRAEANKLAGEWRARMTVAAENWLEVLGFLWLVTAYDLTSISDREELQSLLSIAANHEKQSDELYGILDTEDNTPASINICSSIKTEKPETSLGKNAATCSSPNLQLTATSDARNSQGFPTCSSPNIQLATTDARNLQQSSNEQFSGNRSIQNEFLQIAKLFSALDGDVLVDSLVSISQNKQALEYIRSSGFGDKIPDAIPTLIERRQRIEAVRAICTFNLIDKFPPVPLLKEHVDTGMNSFQSLSSKTKLVGEKIKFADYYMADLRAVFQCIKDYNLESEYPPSVIETKLAKMQNHKDKLKHTENWRSLAPCCKVEQKQKGGRKRSAKFQAQQLKFKRQRAAVSAPAPHPIPNPTPGYALPNPSYVMSQNGGHPWQFGMAGSNVDISKGICYHCNGLGHWKRNCPKYLSEKRNGDVIKSQMHEAPCE